A stretch of the Panicum virgatum strain AP13 chromosome 9N, P.virgatum_v5, whole genome shotgun sequence genome encodes the following:
- the LOC120688404 gene encoding serine/threonine-protein kinase BLUS1-like isoform X2, with translation MGRNGSVKRSGSTGGSGAAAGPPTFTVNPGDYRLMEEVGYGAHAVVYRAIFVPRDEVVAVKCLDLDQLNNNIDEIQREAQIMSLIDHPNVIRAYCSFVVEHSLWVIMPFMTEGSCLHLMKISYQDGFDEPVIGSILKETLKALEYLHRQGQIHRDVKAGNILIDSAGIVKLGDFGVSACMFDRGDRQRSRNTFVGTPCWMAPEVLQPGTGYNFKADIWSFGITALELAHGHAPFSKYPPMKVLLMTLQNAPPGLDYERDKRFSKSFKEMVAMCLVKDQTKRPTAEKLLKHSFFKNAKPPELTIKSILSDLPPLWDRVKALQLKDAAQLALKKMPSSEQEALSLSEYQRGVSAWNFDIEDLKAQASLIRDDEPPEIREDEDTARNTEVEKDLSSRNHLGKSSANNCNSREQTFATIVNSHGNNPIMKEVFDFDFDISDADPKKRADGYENNRRENDLLPSTSKRDPESNHWTSDVGQRQQTSGGNNSSVAAERGPGFERDAAVQMISDKQRSDMRKTASLSGPLSLPTRASANSLSAPIRSSGVDSPVDKSKRNVVEIKGRFSVTSENVDLAKVQDVPVSSLSRKSPEGLLLRKSASTSDCSVNAKPMCNPAQLKELCNSSVSSSILIPHLNNLVQQTMFQQDLIMNLLSSLQQNEKFDGSEPGISSEVRNMESDNMAETANSEKERSLLVKISELQSRMITLTDELIAAKLKHAQLQQELNALYCREEIEDVRDEDNEET, from the exons ATGGGGAGGAACGGGAGCGTGAAGCGCTCGGGGTCCACTGGCGGCTCGGGGGCCGCCGCGGGGCCGCCGACGTTCACGGTGAACCCCGGCGACTACCGGCTGATGGAGGAAGTTGGGTACGGCGCGCACGCCGTCGTGTACCGCGCGATCTTCGTGCCCAGGGACGAGGTCGTGGCGGTCAAGTGCCTGGATCTCGATCAGCTGAATAACAACATC GATGAAATACAAAGGGAGGCTCAAATAATGAGCTTGATCGATCATCCTAATGTCATCAGGGCTTACTGCTCATTTGTTGTGGAGCACAGCCTTTGGGTGATAATGCCATTCATGACAGAGGGTTCATGTTTACACTTAATGAAGATCTCATACCAGGATGGTTTCGATGAGCCAGTCATCGGTTCCATCCTAAAGGAAACTCTTAAGGCTCTGGAATACCTTCACAGGCAAGGTCAAATACACCGTGATGTCAAG GCTGGTAATATCCTTATCGACAGTGCTGGTATAGTGAAGCTTGGAGACTTTGGCGTTTCTGCTTGCATGTTTGATAGAGGTGATAGGCAAAGATCTAGGAATACATTTGTAGGAACACCATGCTG GATGGCTCCAGAAGTGCTCCAGCCTGGCACAGGATATAATTTCAA AGCTGATATATGGTCATTTGGAATCACTGCGCTTGAACTAGCGCATGGCCATGCTCCATTTTCCAAATACCCCCCTATGAAG GTTCTTCTCATGACCCTCCAGAACGCACCACCTGGTCTTGACTATGAACGTGACAAAAGATTCTCGAAG TCATTTAAAGAGATGGTTGCCATGTGCTTGGTCAAAGATCAAACAAAGAGGCCAACAGCAGAGAAGTTGCTAAAGCATTCATTTTTCAAAAATGCAAAGCCTCCAGAATTGACCATCAAGAGTATCTTATCTGATTTACCTCCTCTCTGGGACCGTGTAAAGGCTCTCCAG CTTAAAGATGCAGCACAATTGGCTTTGAAGAAAATGCCTTCTTCTGAACAGGAGGCCCTCTCCCTG AGTGAATACCAACGAGGTGTTAGTGCGTGGAATTTTGATATCGAGGATCTCAAGGCTCAAGCATCATTG ATTCGTGATGATGAGCCACCAGAAATAAGAGAAGACGAGGACACTGCAAGAAACACTGAAGTTGAAAAG GATTTATCTTCCAGGAACCATTTGGGGAAGTCATCTGCAAACAATTGCAACTCCAG GGAGCAAACTTTTGCAACCATTGTAAATTCGCATGGAAACAACCCTATTATGAAAGAAGTCTTTGATTTTGATTTCGATATTAGTGATGCCGACCCTAAAAAGAGGGCTGATGGATATGAAAACAACAGAAGAGAGAATGACTTATTGCCCTCGACATCAAAGAGAGATCCAGAGTCAAATCATTGGACAAGTGATGTTGGGCAGCGACAACAGACTTCTGGTGGGAACAATAGCTCAGTAGCTGCTGAAAGGGGCCCTGGTTTTGAGAG GGATGCTGCTGTTCAAATGATATCTGACAAACAAAGAAGTGATATGAGAAAAACAGCAAGCCTTAGTGGTCCACTTTCATTGCCAACTCGTGCTTCTGCAAATAGTCTGTCGGCTCCTATTCGATCTTCAGGAG TTGATTCACCAGTAGACAAGTCCAAACGAAATGTAGTGGAGATTAAAGGCCGCTTTTCGGTGACATCAGAGAATGTTGATCTTGCAAAG GTTCAGGACGTTCCAGTCAGCAGTCTCTCCCGCAAGTCACCAGAG GGTTTACTGCTAAGAAAATCTGCTAGCACTAGTGATTGTTCGGTCAATGCTAAGCCAATG TGTAACCCTGCTCAGCTGAAGGAACTCTGCAATAGTTCAGTGTCATCGTCTATATTGATTCCTCACCTGAATAACCTTGTGCAACAGACCATGTTTCAGCAG GATCTGATTATGAACCTGTTAAGTAGCTTGCAACAAAATGAGAAATTTGATG GATCAGAGCCTGGAATATCTTCTGAAGTCCGAAATATGGAGAGTGATAACATG GCTGAGACAGCTAACTCTGAGAAGGAACGGTCATTACTTGTTAAAATTTCAGAATTACAGTCTAG GATGATTACGTTGACTGACGAACTAATTGCAGCTAAGCTAAAACATGCGCAG TTGCAGCAAGAGCTAAATGCATTGTACTGCCGAGAAGAAATCGAAGACGTCAGGGACGAGGACAATGAAGAAACATAA
- the LOC120688405 gene encoding protein HLB1-like, with protein sequence MEEPTESRRAGAEGLANGALEPEEAAPEVEVEVEEEEEPEEEPPRSATAKQEEAKAALGAEGSRPFTMRELLGELKEDGEAAATGSGGSSRSAFGDGNGIGSADTEGSSYSQDSTQQFSSHHDVAMDLINSVTGVDEEGCSRQRILSFAAKRYVNAIERNPDDPDAYYNWALVLQESADNVDPNSSSSKDALLEEACKKYAEATRLCPTLYDAYYNWAIAIADRAKMRGRTKEAEELWKQAILNYEKAVQLNWNSPQALNNWGLGLQELSAIVPARDKQTIIKTAISKFRAAIQLQFDFHRAIYNLGTVLYGLAEDTMRSGKPDVSPNELYSQSAIYVAAAHALKPNYSVYRSALRLVRSMLPLPYLKVGYLTAPPANNAIAPHKDWERSQFILNHEGLQQAGASDQPPSQSAGHMDRGRKPVRINVEDIVSVSACADLTLPSGAGLCIETIHGPTFLVADSWEALDGWLDAIRLVYTIFARGKSDVLAGIITG encoded by the exons ATGGAGGAGCCCACGGAGAGCAGGCGCGCGGGCGCCGAGGGTCTCGCGAACGGCGCGCTAGAGCCTGAGGAGGCCGCGCCGGAGGTCGAGGtcgaggtcgaggaggaggaggagccagaggaggaGCCGCCGCGATCGGCAACGGCGAAGCAGGAGGAGGCGAAGGCGGCGCTGGGGGCCGAGGGCTCCCGCCCGTTCACCATGCGGGAGCTCCTCGGCGAGCTCAaggaggacggcgaggcggcggccacgggGTCCGGCGGCAGCTCGAGATCTGCGTTCGGGGACGGGAACGGGATCGGATCCGCTGACACTGAGGGCTCGTCTTACAG CCAAGATAGCACGCAACAGTTTTCATCCCACCATGATGTGGCAATGGATTTGATAAATAGTGTAACTGGAGTCGATGAGGAAGGTTGTTCACGCCAAAGGATTCTTTCTTTTGCTGCCAAAAG GTATGTCAATGCAATTGAAAGGAATCCCGATGATCCTGATGCATATTATAATTGGGCTCTAGTCCTCCAG GAGAGTGCGGACAATGTGGATCCCAATTCTAGCTCCTCCAAAGATGCTTTGCTTGAGGAAGCTTGCAAAAAGTATGCCGAAGCTACTCGCCTCTGTCCTACTCTTTATGAT gcATACTATAACTGGGCTATTGCTATTGCTGATCGGGCTAAAATGCGAGGTCGGACAAAAGAAGCTGAAGAACTCTGGAAGCAG gcAATACTGAATTATGAGAAGGCTGTTCAGCTTAATTGGAATAGCCCACAG GCTCTCAATAACTGGGGTCTTGGGCTACAG GAGCTGAGTGCAATTGTTCCTGCTCGGGATAAACAAACCATCATAAAAACAGCTATAAGTAAG TTCCGTGCTGCAATTCAGCTGCAATTTGATTTCCATCGGGCAATATACAACCTCGGAACTGTCTTG TACGGTTTAGCTGAGGATACCATGAGATCTGGGAAGCCAGATGTCTCCCCTAACGAGCTTTACAGTCAGTCTGCTATCTATGTTGCAGCTGCTCATGCTCTGAAGCCAAATTATTCG GTCTATCGCAGTGCTTTGCGATTAGTCCGCTCGATG TTACCTTTGCCATATCTCAAAGTGGGATATTTGACTGCTCCTCCAGCAAACAACGCCATTGCACCACACAAAGATTGGGAGAGGTCGCAGTTCATCTTGAATCATGAGGGACTCCAGCAG GCCGGTGCTTCTGACCAGCCTCCATCACAATCCGCTGGGCATATGGACAGAGGCAGAAAGCCTGTCAGAATAAATGTTGAAGATATTGTTTCGGTATCAGCATGTGCTGATCTAACATTGCCGAGTGGCGCCGGCCTCTGTATAGAAACAATTCATGGACCTACATTCTTG GTTGCCGATAGTTGGGAGGCTCTTGACGGTTGGCTAGACGCCATACGCCTAGTCTACACTATTTTTGCAAGAGGAAAGAGTGATGTCCTTGCCGGTATTATCACTGGTTAA
- the LOC120688404 gene encoding serine/threonine-protein kinase 3-like isoform X1, whose translation MGRNGSVKRSGSTGGSGAAAGPPTFTVNPGDYRLMEEVGYGAHAVVYRAIFVPRDEVVAVKCLDLDQLNNNIDEIQREAQIMSLIDHPNVIRAYCSFVVEHSLWVIMPFMTEGSCLHLMKISYQDGFDEPVIGSILKETLKALEYLHRQGQIHRDVKAGNILIDSAGIVKLGDFGVSACMFDRGDRQRSRNTFVGTPCWMAPEVLQPGTGYNFKADIWSFGITALELAHGHAPFSKYPPMKVLLMTLQNAPPGLDYERDKRFSKSFKEMVAMCLVKDQTKRPTAEKLLKHSFFKNAKPPELTIKSILSDLPPLWDRVKALQLKDAAQLALKKMPSSEQEALSLSEYQRGVSAWNFDIEDLKAQASLIRDDEPPEIREDEDTARNTEVEKDLSSRNHLGKSSANNCNSREQTFATIVNSHGNNPIMKEVFDFDFDISDADPKKRADGYENNRRENDLLPSTSKRDPESNHWTSDVGQRQQTSGGNNSSVAAERGPGFERDAAVQMISDKQRSDMRKTASLSGPLSLPTRASANSLSAPIRSSGVDSPVDKSKRNVVEIKGRFSVTSENVDLAKVQDVPVSSLSRKSPEGLLLRKSASTSDCSVNAKPMCNPAQLKELCNSSVSSSILIPHLNNLVQQTMFQQDLIMNLLSSLQQNEKFDGSEPGISSEVRNMESDNMQAETANSEKERSLLVKISELQSRMITLTDELIAAKLKHAQLQQELNALYCREEIEDVRDEDNEET comes from the exons ATGGGGAGGAACGGGAGCGTGAAGCGCTCGGGGTCCACTGGCGGCTCGGGGGCCGCCGCGGGGCCGCCGACGTTCACGGTGAACCCCGGCGACTACCGGCTGATGGAGGAAGTTGGGTACGGCGCGCACGCCGTCGTGTACCGCGCGATCTTCGTGCCCAGGGACGAGGTCGTGGCGGTCAAGTGCCTGGATCTCGATCAGCTGAATAACAACATC GATGAAATACAAAGGGAGGCTCAAATAATGAGCTTGATCGATCATCCTAATGTCATCAGGGCTTACTGCTCATTTGTTGTGGAGCACAGCCTTTGGGTGATAATGCCATTCATGACAGAGGGTTCATGTTTACACTTAATGAAGATCTCATACCAGGATGGTTTCGATGAGCCAGTCATCGGTTCCATCCTAAAGGAAACTCTTAAGGCTCTGGAATACCTTCACAGGCAAGGTCAAATACACCGTGATGTCAAG GCTGGTAATATCCTTATCGACAGTGCTGGTATAGTGAAGCTTGGAGACTTTGGCGTTTCTGCTTGCATGTTTGATAGAGGTGATAGGCAAAGATCTAGGAATACATTTGTAGGAACACCATGCTG GATGGCTCCAGAAGTGCTCCAGCCTGGCACAGGATATAATTTCAA AGCTGATATATGGTCATTTGGAATCACTGCGCTTGAACTAGCGCATGGCCATGCTCCATTTTCCAAATACCCCCCTATGAAG GTTCTTCTCATGACCCTCCAGAACGCACCACCTGGTCTTGACTATGAACGTGACAAAAGATTCTCGAAG TCATTTAAAGAGATGGTTGCCATGTGCTTGGTCAAAGATCAAACAAAGAGGCCAACAGCAGAGAAGTTGCTAAAGCATTCATTTTTCAAAAATGCAAAGCCTCCAGAATTGACCATCAAGAGTATCTTATCTGATTTACCTCCTCTCTGGGACCGTGTAAAGGCTCTCCAG CTTAAAGATGCAGCACAATTGGCTTTGAAGAAAATGCCTTCTTCTGAACAGGAGGCCCTCTCCCTG AGTGAATACCAACGAGGTGTTAGTGCGTGGAATTTTGATATCGAGGATCTCAAGGCTCAAGCATCATTG ATTCGTGATGATGAGCCACCAGAAATAAGAGAAGACGAGGACACTGCAAGAAACACTGAAGTTGAAAAG GATTTATCTTCCAGGAACCATTTGGGGAAGTCATCTGCAAACAATTGCAACTCCAG GGAGCAAACTTTTGCAACCATTGTAAATTCGCATGGAAACAACCCTATTATGAAAGAAGTCTTTGATTTTGATTTCGATATTAGTGATGCCGACCCTAAAAAGAGGGCTGATGGATATGAAAACAACAGAAGAGAGAATGACTTATTGCCCTCGACATCAAAGAGAGATCCAGAGTCAAATCATTGGACAAGTGATGTTGGGCAGCGACAACAGACTTCTGGTGGGAACAATAGCTCAGTAGCTGCTGAAAGGGGCCCTGGTTTTGAGAG GGATGCTGCTGTTCAAATGATATCTGACAAACAAAGAAGTGATATGAGAAAAACAGCAAGCCTTAGTGGTCCACTTTCATTGCCAACTCGTGCTTCTGCAAATAGTCTGTCGGCTCCTATTCGATCTTCAGGAG TTGATTCACCAGTAGACAAGTCCAAACGAAATGTAGTGGAGATTAAAGGCCGCTTTTCGGTGACATCAGAGAATGTTGATCTTGCAAAG GTTCAGGACGTTCCAGTCAGCAGTCTCTCCCGCAAGTCACCAGAG GGTTTACTGCTAAGAAAATCTGCTAGCACTAGTGATTGTTCGGTCAATGCTAAGCCAATG TGTAACCCTGCTCAGCTGAAGGAACTCTGCAATAGTTCAGTGTCATCGTCTATATTGATTCCTCACCTGAATAACCTTGTGCAACAGACCATGTTTCAGCAG GATCTGATTATGAACCTGTTAAGTAGCTTGCAACAAAATGAGAAATTTGATG GATCAGAGCCTGGAATATCTTCTGAAGTCCGAAATATGGAGAGTGATAACATG cAGGCTGAGACAGCTAACTCTGAGAAGGAACGGTCATTACTTGTTAAAATTTCAGAATTACAGTCTAG GATGATTACGTTGACTGACGAACTAATTGCAGCTAAGCTAAAACATGCGCAG TTGCAGCAAGAGCTAAATGCATTGTACTGCCGAGAAGAAATCGAAGACGTCAGGGACGAGGACAATGAAGAAACATAA
- the LOC120688404 gene encoding serine/threonine-protein kinase BLUS1-like isoform X3: MGRNGSVKRSGSTGGSGAAAGPPTFTVNPGDYRLMEEVGYGAHAVVYRAIFVPRDEVVAVKCLDLDQLNNNIDEIQREAQIMSLIDHPNVIRAYCSFVVEHSLWVIMPFMTEGSCLHLMKISYQDGFDEPVIGSILKETLKALEYLHRQGQIHRDVKAGNILIDSAGIVKLGDFGVSACMFDRGDRQRSRNTFVGTPCWMAPEVLQPGTGYNFKADIWSFGITALELAHGHAPFSKYPPMKVLLMTLQNAPPGLDYERDKRFSKSFKEMVAMCLVKDQTKRPTAEKLLKHSFFKNAKPPELTIKSILSDLPPLWDRVKALQLKDAAQLALKKMPSSEQEALSLSEYQRGVSAWNFDIEDLKAQASLIRDDEPPEIREDEDTARNTEVEKDLSSRNHLGKSSANNCNSREQTFATIVNSHGNNPIMKEVFDFDFDISDADPKKRADGYENNRRENDLLPSTSKRDPESNHWTSDVGQRQQTSGGNNSSVAAERGPGFERDAAVQMISDKQRSDMRKTASLSGPLSLPTRASANSLSAPIRSSGVDSPVDKSKRNVVEIKGRFSVTSENVDLAKVQDVPVSSLSRKSPECNPAQLKELCNSSVSSSILIPHLNNLVQQTMFQQDLIMNLLSSLQQNEKFDGSEPGISSEVRNMESDNMQAETANSEKERSLLVKISELQSRMITLTDELIAAKLKHAQLQQELNALYCREEIEDVRDEDNEET, translated from the exons ATGGGGAGGAACGGGAGCGTGAAGCGCTCGGGGTCCACTGGCGGCTCGGGGGCCGCCGCGGGGCCGCCGACGTTCACGGTGAACCCCGGCGACTACCGGCTGATGGAGGAAGTTGGGTACGGCGCGCACGCCGTCGTGTACCGCGCGATCTTCGTGCCCAGGGACGAGGTCGTGGCGGTCAAGTGCCTGGATCTCGATCAGCTGAATAACAACATC GATGAAATACAAAGGGAGGCTCAAATAATGAGCTTGATCGATCATCCTAATGTCATCAGGGCTTACTGCTCATTTGTTGTGGAGCACAGCCTTTGGGTGATAATGCCATTCATGACAGAGGGTTCATGTTTACACTTAATGAAGATCTCATACCAGGATGGTTTCGATGAGCCAGTCATCGGTTCCATCCTAAAGGAAACTCTTAAGGCTCTGGAATACCTTCACAGGCAAGGTCAAATACACCGTGATGTCAAG GCTGGTAATATCCTTATCGACAGTGCTGGTATAGTGAAGCTTGGAGACTTTGGCGTTTCTGCTTGCATGTTTGATAGAGGTGATAGGCAAAGATCTAGGAATACATTTGTAGGAACACCATGCTG GATGGCTCCAGAAGTGCTCCAGCCTGGCACAGGATATAATTTCAA AGCTGATATATGGTCATTTGGAATCACTGCGCTTGAACTAGCGCATGGCCATGCTCCATTTTCCAAATACCCCCCTATGAAG GTTCTTCTCATGACCCTCCAGAACGCACCACCTGGTCTTGACTATGAACGTGACAAAAGATTCTCGAAG TCATTTAAAGAGATGGTTGCCATGTGCTTGGTCAAAGATCAAACAAAGAGGCCAACAGCAGAGAAGTTGCTAAAGCATTCATTTTTCAAAAATGCAAAGCCTCCAGAATTGACCATCAAGAGTATCTTATCTGATTTACCTCCTCTCTGGGACCGTGTAAAGGCTCTCCAG CTTAAAGATGCAGCACAATTGGCTTTGAAGAAAATGCCTTCTTCTGAACAGGAGGCCCTCTCCCTG AGTGAATACCAACGAGGTGTTAGTGCGTGGAATTTTGATATCGAGGATCTCAAGGCTCAAGCATCATTG ATTCGTGATGATGAGCCACCAGAAATAAGAGAAGACGAGGACACTGCAAGAAACACTGAAGTTGAAAAG GATTTATCTTCCAGGAACCATTTGGGGAAGTCATCTGCAAACAATTGCAACTCCAG GGAGCAAACTTTTGCAACCATTGTAAATTCGCATGGAAACAACCCTATTATGAAAGAAGTCTTTGATTTTGATTTCGATATTAGTGATGCCGACCCTAAAAAGAGGGCTGATGGATATGAAAACAACAGAAGAGAGAATGACTTATTGCCCTCGACATCAAAGAGAGATCCAGAGTCAAATCATTGGACAAGTGATGTTGGGCAGCGACAACAGACTTCTGGTGGGAACAATAGCTCAGTAGCTGCTGAAAGGGGCCCTGGTTTTGAGAG GGATGCTGCTGTTCAAATGATATCTGACAAACAAAGAAGTGATATGAGAAAAACAGCAAGCCTTAGTGGTCCACTTTCATTGCCAACTCGTGCTTCTGCAAATAGTCTGTCGGCTCCTATTCGATCTTCAGGAG TTGATTCACCAGTAGACAAGTCCAAACGAAATGTAGTGGAGATTAAAGGCCGCTTTTCGGTGACATCAGAGAATGTTGATCTTGCAAAG GTTCAGGACGTTCCAGTCAGCAGTCTCTCCCGCAAGTCACCAGAG TGTAACCCTGCTCAGCTGAAGGAACTCTGCAATAGTTCAGTGTCATCGTCTATATTGATTCCTCACCTGAATAACCTTGTGCAACAGACCATGTTTCAGCAG GATCTGATTATGAACCTGTTAAGTAGCTTGCAACAAAATGAGAAATTTGATG GATCAGAGCCTGGAATATCTTCTGAAGTCCGAAATATGGAGAGTGATAACATG cAGGCTGAGACAGCTAACTCTGAGAAGGAACGGTCATTACTTGTTAAAATTTCAGAATTACAGTCTAG GATGATTACGTTGACTGACGAACTAATTGCAGCTAAGCTAAAACATGCGCAG TTGCAGCAAGAGCTAAATGCATTGTACTGCCGAGAAGAAATCGAAGACGTCAGGGACGAGGACAATGAAGAAACATAA
- the LOC120688406 gene encoding cytochrome b5-like, translating to MASDNVLEFEEVAKHNVTKDCWIIIAGKVYDVTPFMDEHPGGDEVLLAVTGKDATADFEDIGHSDSAREMMEKYHIGQIDASTIPVKRTYVNPQEAPSHVDKDNDFLIKILQFLVPIMILGLAFGIRQYTKSE from the exons ATGGCCAGTGACAATGTGCTTGAGTTCGAGGAGGTCGCCAAGCACAACGTCACCAAGGACTGCTGGATCATCATCGCCGGCAAG GTTTATGATGTCACACCCTTTATGGATGAGCATCCTGGGGGAGATGAGGTTTTGCTAGCTGTAACTG GGAAAGATGCTACTGCTGATTTTGAAGATATTGGCCACAGCGATTCGGCTAGGGAGATGATGGAGAAGTACCATATTGGGCAGATTGATGCTTCAACCATCCCAGTAAAGCGTACTTATGTGAATCCCCAGGAAGCTCCCAGCCACGTGGACAAGGATAATGACTTCCTCATCAAAATCTTGCAGTTTCTCGTTCCCATTATGATCCTGGGACTTGCGTTTGGTATCCGGCAGTACACCAAATCGGAGTAG
- the LOC120688404 gene encoding serine/threonine-protein kinase BLUS1-like isoform X4, producing the protein MGRNGSVKRSGSTGGSGAAAGPPTFTVNPGDYRLMEEVGYGAHAVVYRAIFVPRDEVVAVKCLDLDQLNNNIDEIQREAQIMSLIDHPNVIRAYCSFVVEHSLWVIMPFMTEGSCLHLMKISYQDGFDEPVIGSILKETLKALEYLHRQGQIHRDVKAGNILIDSAGIVKLGDFGVSACMFDRGDRQRSRNTFVGTPCWMAPEVLQPGTGYNFKADIWSFGITALELAHGHAPFSKYPPMKVLLMTLQNAPPGLDYERDKRFSKSFKEMVAMCLVKDQTKRPTAEKLLKHSFFKNAKPPELTIKSILSDLPPLWDRVKALQLKDAAQLALKKMPSSEQEALSLSEYQRGVSAWNFDIEDLKAQASLIRDDEPPEIREDEDTARNTEVEKDLSSRNHLGKSSANNCNSREQTFATIVNSHGNNPIMKEVFDFDFDISDADPKKRADGYENNRRENDLLPSTSKRDPESNHWTSDVGQRQQTSGGNNSSVAAERGPGFERDAAVQMISDKQRSDMRKTASLSGPLSLPTRASANSLSAPIRSSGVDSPVDKSKRNVVEIKGRFSVTSENVDLAKVQDVPVSSLSRKSPEGLLLRKSASTSDCSVNAKPMQCFDVAV; encoded by the exons ATGGGGAGGAACGGGAGCGTGAAGCGCTCGGGGTCCACTGGCGGCTCGGGGGCCGCCGCGGGGCCGCCGACGTTCACGGTGAACCCCGGCGACTACCGGCTGATGGAGGAAGTTGGGTACGGCGCGCACGCCGTCGTGTACCGCGCGATCTTCGTGCCCAGGGACGAGGTCGTGGCGGTCAAGTGCCTGGATCTCGATCAGCTGAATAACAACATC GATGAAATACAAAGGGAGGCTCAAATAATGAGCTTGATCGATCATCCTAATGTCATCAGGGCTTACTGCTCATTTGTTGTGGAGCACAGCCTTTGGGTGATAATGCCATTCATGACAGAGGGTTCATGTTTACACTTAATGAAGATCTCATACCAGGATGGTTTCGATGAGCCAGTCATCGGTTCCATCCTAAAGGAAACTCTTAAGGCTCTGGAATACCTTCACAGGCAAGGTCAAATACACCGTGATGTCAAG GCTGGTAATATCCTTATCGACAGTGCTGGTATAGTGAAGCTTGGAGACTTTGGCGTTTCTGCTTGCATGTTTGATAGAGGTGATAGGCAAAGATCTAGGAATACATTTGTAGGAACACCATGCTG GATGGCTCCAGAAGTGCTCCAGCCTGGCACAGGATATAATTTCAA AGCTGATATATGGTCATTTGGAATCACTGCGCTTGAACTAGCGCATGGCCATGCTCCATTTTCCAAATACCCCCCTATGAAG GTTCTTCTCATGACCCTCCAGAACGCACCACCTGGTCTTGACTATGAACGTGACAAAAGATTCTCGAAG TCATTTAAAGAGATGGTTGCCATGTGCTTGGTCAAAGATCAAACAAAGAGGCCAACAGCAGAGAAGTTGCTAAAGCATTCATTTTTCAAAAATGCAAAGCCTCCAGAATTGACCATCAAGAGTATCTTATCTGATTTACCTCCTCTCTGGGACCGTGTAAAGGCTCTCCAG CTTAAAGATGCAGCACAATTGGCTTTGAAGAAAATGCCTTCTTCTGAACAGGAGGCCCTCTCCCTG AGTGAATACCAACGAGGTGTTAGTGCGTGGAATTTTGATATCGAGGATCTCAAGGCTCAAGCATCATTG ATTCGTGATGATGAGCCACCAGAAATAAGAGAAGACGAGGACACTGCAAGAAACACTGAAGTTGAAAAG GATTTATCTTCCAGGAACCATTTGGGGAAGTCATCTGCAAACAATTGCAACTCCAG GGAGCAAACTTTTGCAACCATTGTAAATTCGCATGGAAACAACCCTATTATGAAAGAAGTCTTTGATTTTGATTTCGATATTAGTGATGCCGACCCTAAAAAGAGGGCTGATGGATATGAAAACAACAGAAGAGAGAATGACTTATTGCCCTCGACATCAAAGAGAGATCCAGAGTCAAATCATTGGACAAGTGATGTTGGGCAGCGACAACAGACTTCTGGTGGGAACAATAGCTCAGTAGCTGCTGAAAGGGGCCCTGGTTTTGAGAG GGATGCTGCTGTTCAAATGATATCTGACAAACAAAGAAGTGATATGAGAAAAACAGCAAGCCTTAGTGGTCCACTTTCATTGCCAACTCGTGCTTCTGCAAATAGTCTGTCGGCTCCTATTCGATCTTCAGGAG TTGATTCACCAGTAGACAAGTCCAAACGAAATGTAGTGGAGATTAAAGGCCGCTTTTCGGTGACATCAGAGAATGTTGATCTTGCAAAG GTTCAGGACGTTCCAGTCAGCAGTCTCTCCCGCAAGTCACCAGAG GGTTTACTGCTAAGAAAATCTGCTAGCACTAGTGATTGTTCGGTCAATGCTAAGCCAATG CAATGCTTTGATGTTGCAGTGTAA